The genomic stretch GGGGGATCCTGCTGGTCAATCCTGGCAGTGTCGGTCTGCAAGGCTACGATGACGATGCGGGTGGGCCGCATCTGGTGCAGAACTATAGCCCACACGCCCGTTATGCCATCTGCGAGCAGCAAGGCGGCCACTGGCATGTCCAGCAATTGATGGTGCCCTACGATTGGGATGCCGCCGCCCGACAAGCCGAGCGAAATGGTCGCCCAGATTGGGCGTATGCGTTACGCACCGGTCGGGCACGTCTACCCGCTTAGTCGTGGGGGCATGCCCCTCGTCACCACGGCTTCAATCGAGTGATTCAATCCCTGGCAAGGTCTGGAAGCAGACATTCCGCATTGTCGCCAGGAAGTCCGCCAGATAGGCCCGCCCGGCATCCTGCTGGCGGATCGCGCCATACAAGCGCCCCCACAGCCCCTTGCTGGTAATCGCCTTGGCCGCAAGATAGCCTCGCTCCACATAGCCTTGCACGGCCCAGGCGGGCAAGGCAGCCACCCCGCGCCGGCTGGCTACCAGTTGCAAGATGGCCACGGTCAATTCGCTGGTGCGCCGCGCTGGTGCCACTCCAGCAGGCTTCAAGACCTGCCGGATCAAGTCGAGCATGTCATCTGGCACGGGGTAGGTGATCAGCGTCTCAGCGGCGAAATCAGCGGCTGCGAGATTCGGTTTGGCCGCCAGCGGATGGTCGTTGGCCACCAGCCCGACGATTTCATACATGAACAAGGGATGGTAGAGCACTGCGGTTTCCGTCTCGTCGCGGTCGGACACAATCGCCAGATCTGCTCGATCCTCCAGTAGCAGCCCGACAGGGTCGGCATGAAAGCCCGACACGATATCCAGCTCGACCTCTGGCCATGCCGCCCGGAATCGATCCATCGCGGGCATCAACCAATCAAAGCAGGTGTGGCATTCCACCGCAATCCGCAGCTGCCCGGCTTGCCCCTCCAGCAGGCGGGCCAAGTCCCGATCCGCCGCAGCGACCTGGGGCAATACCAGGGTCGCCAATTGCAATAGGCGCTCACCGGCCAGTGTCAGCTTGATCGGCTGGGTTTTACGATCAAACAGCTCCAGGCCGTAGTGCAGCTCCAGGGCTTTG from Chitinivorax tropicus encodes the following:
- a CDS encoding LysR family transcriptional regulator — its product is MTQSIIEIRHLRTLQAIAETGSVSRAGARLHLTQSAVSHQIKALELHYGLELFDRKTQPIKLTLAGERLLQLATLVLPQVAAADRDLARLLEGQAGQLRIAVECHTCFDWLMPAMDRFRAAWPEVELDIVSGFHADPVGLLLEDRADLAIVSDRDETETAVLYHPLFMYEIVGLVANDHPLAAKPNLAAADFAAETLITYPVPDDMLDLIRQVLKPAGVAPARRTSELTVAILQLVASRRGVAALPAWAVQGYVERGYLAAKAITSKGLWGRLYGAIRQQDAGRAYLADFLATMRNVCFQTLPGIESLD